Within Malus domestica chromosome 04, GDT2T_hap1, the genomic segment CAGTAGTAGTATGTGTACAAAATTCCCCCAAAAAAGTATGTGAATTATCAGTTAGTATTGCAAATCTTTATAGAAAATTAAAGTGTCCAGCAGTGCTCAATTTGGAGAGAATGTTAAACCTATCTGCATTAGTGAAAGACTTTCAACTTCGTGACATGCAAAACATTTTTACTTGCATATAGGTTTTACGGCGTGAGTTCGAACTCCATCGGtaactagtaaaaaaaaataaaaattaaaggaaacaACCACAATAAGACAGCATGCATAATTTGTAAGGACCAACGATACTAGGAACCCTGCCCTCCCCGCCAAGATGTTCCAGATTTGATGCTGCAACTTAAGAGTAAAAAGGGTTGGAAATTGCAATCAGCATAGAAAGGGACACGAAGAGAAAGACATCAACGGTGTTGCAGGAGAGAATCTACGTTTCATCACGCAACGAAAAGACCAATAGTATTGTAAGAGAGAACTTGACTTGTAACTGGTTATACAGAAACAAAAGAATATAAAACCGAAAATAGCTAAGAATATCTTTGTGTTGTAGGGCTTTTGAAACCTAAAGCCTCCTATAGTTTTCACTCcctaagggggcgtttgtttttgttttgtttttttttgggaaacctGGTAACATTAAAAGGCAAAGATGCCAAGCAAATACAAGGAAGCCTACCCAGAGGCAAGACACcaataacaaaaaagaaagtaataCGAGTGGTTCATAACAATACCACGACGCCGCATCTAATGCTAAAGCGTCCCACATCGCATAACCCAAAAGGACAGCTAAGGGGGGCAGGGAAGGCCGTCATTACATAGAACATGAATAAGGGAAGATGGGGGTCTATCGACCCAAATCTAATCACAAGCTTCCCTAAATAGTCCGCCGCTGAATTGGCCgatcttggaacccaagaccagcggCAGTCAGGAAAATCCTTACCTAAGCTGCAACATTTCACCAAGATAGGAAAGGCATCCCAACTGCCATTCCTTGCCATATCCTTTAGACAAGAAATTGATTCCAATGAATCGGATTCAATAATAACGGAGCTCCATCCCctactttttccaaatctacacCCATTCAGAATAGCCAGAGCCTTCATCATATCTGCACTAGACGCCTTCCCACTATACCTTTCTGCCGCCAGGAACCGACCCTCCTCACCCCGCGCCACCACCCCAATGAAGCCCGACTTGCTCCTGAGATTCCAACTAGCATCCACATTTATTTTCACACTGCCCATGTTCGGCGGACTCCACCTAATTCCAACCCCAGACTCATGTTGACCCGTGCTAGGCTCGGGCGACAGAGCTAGATGAGCAGCAGTGTAAGAAGAAGCCGAGAGGGAAGAGGCAAAGGTCACCTGCCTTGGATCAATCTGGTGGTTGTTGAAGAGCAAATTACATCTAAACTTCCAGATATTCCAGCATGTAAAAGAAATATACGAAAACATCTTTAGACTCACCTCCTTTGAGCCCTTCACCGAAGTAAAGACCTGCAGCAGCCAATGAGCCCACGACACTGTAGCCGAAATACCCACCCTCAAACTGAAACAACCTCCACTCCAGATAGCACTCACCCAGGGACACTGCAGAAAGAGGTGTTCGATTGTTTCCTCTTGCAATTGACAAATTGGACAAAGTGGGGACTAGGCCGATCTCCTTCGTGCGAGATTTTCCATTGTTGCAAGTGCCCCATGGAGAGTCTTCCACAGAAAGCTTCTTATTTTTAGGGGAGTTTTTAAGCTCCAAACCAACTTCCAGAAGCAAGTAGGGATGAGGGATAAAGAACTGTTGGGAGGGGAGAGGTATCTATCAATAGCCCAGTGATATCCCGACTTTACCGAGAACTTCCCTTTTTTCTCAAACGGCCAAATCAAACGATCACTTCTCGAGGAATCACCAATATGCAAGTCCAATATGGCCTCTAACTCGGGTTGCTCAAGAAAAGGTTTTAAAAAATCAACATCCCAAACCCCAGTCACCGGATTAATTAGAGACTCCACCCTCAAGTTTCGGGAAACATGGACCGACCCTAAAGGAGTAGGCCTACCCAATGGGAGAGCCGGAACCCAACGATCCCCCCACACTTTAATCTCCTTGCCATTCATTATCTGCCAATGAGCTCCATTTAATAAAATATCTCTTCCCTTCAGAAGGCTTGACCAAGCCCAAGAAGCTCTCACGCTTCTTTTCGCCTCAAGGAAAGAACAATTCGGGAAGTATCTAGCCTTTAACACCAAAGCCCATAACGAGTTTGGGTCTTCGACTAACCTCCAACATTGTTTTGCCAACAGAGCATCATTATACACTTCAAAGCTTCTTAGACCCAAACCACCTTTCTCTTTCGCCCACCCCAATTTTTCTCTAGCAATCCAATGAATTCGGCGCTCTCCCTCCTTTTGTCCCCACCAAAAGTTCGAAATCACGGCATCTAACTCCTTGCAGAACGAGGCTGGAAATTTGAAAAGATTCATCGGATAAGCCGGAATAGCTTAAGCCATAGGTTTAATGAGAACCTCTCTCCCCGCTTGAGACAGAAAATCTTTCTTCCATCCTTGCAGTTTCTCCAATAATCTCCCCTTGATATAAGCAAGACCGGTTTTCTTCGAGCGTCTCCAGATAGCAGGAACTCCCAGGTAAGAACTAGGATCCCCCACTATTTCCATGCCAAGGATAGACGCCAATTGAGTGGACAGATGCCCCGAAACATTACATCCAAAGAAAATACTTGACTTGGATTTATTAACTTTCTGCCCAGAAGCCAAGCAAAAATCATCAATCACTTTGGATAACTGTTAACAGTTTTCCACATCCGCCCTTAGAAAAATGAGTGTATCATCGGCAAAAAAGATATGGGAGATGGTAGGGCCAGGAGAACTCATTTGAATTCCTCTTAGGTGACCAAGATCACTATACTTTTGAATAAGAAGGGAGAAGACTTCACTAACCAACAAGAACAAGTATGGGGAGAGCGGATCTCCCTGCTTTAAACCCCTGGAAGGAGCAAACTTTTTACCAGGTTGCCCATTCAAGAGAATAGCAAAGTTGACTGACGAAATACACCCGAGAATCATATTCCTCCATTTTCTGTCAAACCCCATCTTCTCCATCACTGCCATCAGAAAGTCCCATTCCACACGATCATAAGCCTTATGCATATCCAACTTAATCCCCAACTCCTAATTGCATCTTGCTTTCCTATTTTTTAGGAAATGGAAAAGTTCGTGAGAAACTCCAATGTTGTCTTGAATCTGCCTGCCAGCCACAAAAGCATTCTGAGTTGGTGAAATCAATTCCGGAAGAAAAGCTTTGAGCCTTTTTGCCAAAACCTTCGACAGAACATTGTAAGAGTAGTTGCACAAGCTAATTGGCCTAAATTGGGAGACCAATTCCGGATTTTGGACCTTTGGAATCAACACCAAATGAGTTGCATTTAATCTTCTTGGATCCTCCTGACCATTCATCAAAATCCCAACCATCTCATTTACGTCCGCAGCTAAGATGTCCCAGTGTTTGTGGTAGAAAATTCCAGAAAAACCATCCAGTCCTGGAGCCTTAGTCCCCCCCATTTCCAAAGCAGCAGACTTAACCTCATCAACTGAAACCAGCCCATAGAGGACCTCGTTCATCGCCATTGTTACCTTCGGGGAAATGCAGCCGAGAACATCTCCCCAATCCCGCTGTCCCACTGATGTGAACAGGTCCACAAAATGCTCATCAACCACTCTCCTAATCAATCTCGGATCATCCACCCATTCCCCGTTCCCATTCTTCAAAGTAATCaccttgtttcttcttcttcttctttatatTGTCGATTGGTGGAAAAATCTAGTATTTGCATCCCCCTCCTTCGGCCATTGTACTTTTGATCGTTGTAACCAAAAACATTCTTCTTGTCTCCACAAATGGTCAACTTCTTTGGAAAGATCTTTAATTTCTTCTTCATACTCCCTCCAGTTGAGTTGCAACCGGCCAAGAAGCTCAAATTTCTCCTTCAACTGTCTCCCAcgctttttgaattttttcttgctCCACCTCCAAAGTTTGTTTCGACAGTCATTTATCCTCCAATTCCTTCTTTTAATAGGCGTCCCATCCTTATGCCTACCCCAGACCTCCTCCACAATATCTTTGTATTCCCcttcttttgtccaaaaagCCTCAAAATGAAGCAATCTTTTACTTCTTTCATCCCCATGCAACTTGCATTTCACCACAACGGGACAATGGTCTGAACCCACACAAGTGCCTATCACTGCCAAAGTATTAGGCCACAAAGACTGCCATTTTTCATTCATCAGAGCTCTGTCCAACCTTACCTCAACCATCTGCCCATTTCGCATCCCCCTCCATGTAAATTTAGGCCCATTAAAACCCACATCCATAATCTTCGTTTTACTCATGAACTCCAAATATCGCGGCCTATTGTATCTCACTTCCGCACCTCCTGCTTTCTTGTGATCTCATATAAATTCGTTGAAATCGCCTCCACATAACCAAGGATCATTATCAGGATTGAATTTACAGATCATATCCCTCCAGAAGCTTTCTTTCTCCGCCCTGTATGATGTACCATAAGCTCTAGTGAAACGAAACCCAGACCCAGACTCACCAATATAACATTTAGCATCAATGAAATGCttagatgactctttcacctcAACACATATTGTATCGTCCCACCAGAGGCTTAGACCTCCCGCACTCCTAACAGGAGCTACATTAAAGCCATTCAGATATCCCATCTTCCTTCTCACTCTTTCAATCCTATGatctttcatttttgtttctgaTAGAAAGGTCATAAAGGGTCGATGTTCCCTAATTAGCCCATGAAGGGCACGAACCACCGTGTCCGACCCTAGGCCACGGCAGTTCCAGAATAGGTGCGTCATGGCGATCGTGCGGCTGTTGAAGGCCAGTCGCCACCGCCTCTGGAagacttttcttttttcttagcCAACAAcgcttctttttctttcgccGAGACATTCTCCATATAATCCCACATATCCTGGTACTCAATCGGAACCTCCTGTAACAACTCTTCAGCATCCAGAGCTCTCACCATCATCGAACATCTTTCTTTGATCGTCATTCTTCCTATATCTTCTGCCactcttctttttctctctataaCATTTCGGTCCTCAATCATCAGCTTGCATCTCTTCTGGGGAACTTGTGCTGATTTGAGAGTATTGTCATTCATCACCCGCTTGTTTCTTCTGCTATGGTCATCCCCCCTTGGTCCAACTCCTTACCTTTATGGATACCAGCCAACGTCCCACCCTCAAGCTGAGAAACATTCGTCTCCAGGATTTCTTCTATTACAACGGATGGGCCCTTACCGAAGGTAGTACGATCAAGACCCGGTATTAATCTATTTTGGCCTATCAAGCCTATATTCTCCGTGAACCATTGGGTCGGGTTTGGAAAAAGACCTAGCCTTCTTTCTTGCAATCTATGACATTTCTTTGCACTAACACTGATTTCCTGTTAGGATGTTGGAGGACTTGGGACCCCCTTCCCCGAGACTTGTGGTACCCTCTGTCTTCTTTCATTATTCCCCCCCTTGTGTCTCCTTTCTTGTGCTATGAAGGGGGcatttgtttgccctcactaacaTTCATTGGCTTAAATATTAGTGAAATATGTGTTTGTTACCCTTGTGGGATTAAGTTTAATGAGACTAGGGAGGACTAGCCTCGCCTAAAGACCTCACTAACTGGTCTTAGCGAGAGCCCTCGATAAgcatgggactagctaagaccgCTTCGTCCTACTCCTCTCCTCCTCGCTGCTCGCTTCCTCTCCCTACTTTCTGCTGCTGTCCTCTCTCTCCCCAAACTCAGAATCGTGAAGAGGCCTCATATTCGAACCTCAATCAGAGAACCACGAGCTCCGTCGTTCGATTCACCAATCAAACCAAGTTCATTGATGTCATCCTCCATTTGGACTTCGTCCTCCTCGACCTTGATTTTCGACGGCACGAGCTTGTTTGTTTAGATTTTCCAATTCGAATTATGGGTTCTCTGCACTCGAAGTGCTggcctccccccccccccccccccaccacaaaaaaaaaatcactatttTTAATCTTGAAATTGCATTTCTTGAATGCCCAATTGTGAATCTTGAAGTTTAAATTGGGTTTCGAATAGTATGGGAAGTGAGAAAATGGCCAAGAGATTGTCTTTGGGTGGCATAATGAGGAAGAAGCTATCCAACATCACCAATTTGCAGGCTGCGAAAACGATGAGCGAGGAGGACAGATTTGCTTAGTGGGTAAAATCTCACTTGGGTCCTCTTCCAATTCTTTttccaattttcaatttttttttgtgacaaTTTCTTAgtgggttttgtttgtgttcATAAATTTCTAAACTAGTAAAGATTGTTGAACTAGGAATTTTGAAATTTAGCATTTCAGTGCATATATTAGTTAATTTTAGTTGAAATTTTGGTTGGTTTATGCCACTTTGGTTTTGGATTTAGGAATGGgatgttgaaaattttgatgttgTTTGAAATTGAAGTTGAAGCAAATAAtatgaattttttgttatatattaTGGGTTTGTTTTGATTATCCTGCTTTTAGTCTGACACTCTACCAAATATTTTACTAAGTTAGTCTATCTTAGTCTAATCTAAATCAATCCAATTTGATCTCTGAAGTTAGTTTAGTCTGAATtaatccggtgcaacaaacgcacctaaAAGTAATAGTGCAACCATGGCCACCATTGGAGGTAAAAAGGCAGTCGCAATGTTCATGACAGAGACCCAAtgtgttttgttcctttattaACATATCAAGAAAGGACAATGATTATGTGTACGGCTAATATTTGTAACAAAGAAAATTACATATTTGatgattgaaatttgaaagtCACTCTCAATCAGTACACATGATTTGGCATTTTGGGTTCCCCTTGATGGAATTGAAGAACATGTACAAAATATGTTCATGTAACGGAACACAATATGCCGACAATAAAAGAGAAATTCCTGAGTATCCTATGTATcgaaattttaattgttaaattttgatcattttattttaagtaaGAATCGAACAGTTAAAATTCTCGAATATAAAATATCCTAATATCAGGCCCTTTATTCAAAGGGGTCTCATTTTTGAGTAAAAATAGGGACTGGTTATAAGGCTCACTCCACGTTGAACTTCAACGATTCGAACGgtttattttgtaagtttcgattcatagatcaGCCTTGCAAAAGTTCAATTTAATTGaaatcatttgcctatttaattatcacgattaaatttcattatttcttatagaataaagtgttcgtcaatttttttgaactcaattagatatctcaaatatttccaatttgGCCAATATTTTGCAAGGAGAATCTATGGAtgcacttgaaaaatagactGTTCGGATCGTTGAACTTCAATGTAATTAGGTCCTACAACTAATctccatttaaaaataaataaagatccCTTCTATACAGCAGGGTTAAAAAACACTGTCAGATCTGCATTAGTAGGGATAGGCACAACCAAGAACACTGATTCAACACCTTTTGAATAAAGATAGaatctttttgtgtttttttttcaaagataaAGTATCTGGATCCAACTTTGGGAGCATCAAAAGAATCTCTACTGAATTTCTTCTTGTCCATCATTTTTTTCCTGCTAATTTTAATTAAGCGGTAGAAATAAAATACTGTCAATTGCCTTGCAGGAGCTGGTAAACAGCTCTTAATGTAAGAAATTGTGATTAAAGAAATAAGTGCGGACGCTGATTCTGTTGCAACCAACTGACCTAACCACcacgagagagagagttttggcAATGGAAAATAGCTATTCTTTAATTTCTAATTATAATTCAACTTCAATCTACAGAAggtaaatacaaaaaatatataaagataGACTGCCTGGAAGTGTTGATCCAACTGACCAAACCACATCCATCCATCACAAGAATCTTATTTCTTCAACTATAATACAACATGGAAGAGATAGCACCATATCTGTTATCTACCTATTTACAATAATATGTAAGTGCCATGATGAGAGAGCTATACTCTCCTTCTCCGTCTTCCAAGTTCCGACCACTGAATTCTTCGAGTTCTTACTGTACAGAGTTTGTGTGCAGAGGCTGTAATATACGATATGCCACCTGCTTGGGCGTTAAACTGCATATATCCCATCTATTATACTTAGGGATGTGCTGACTGGGCGAATTGTGCTGTACAGAAATGCGCAGGCATTCAAGAAATATAGCATTTGCATTTCTTATCACTCCCAACCCATCAGCATCTTCCAAACTTGTCCCTCAATCGTGCTCCTTGGAACTGACAAGCCATCTCCTTCGTCAATCAAGACTCTATAAACTTCCCATTCCCTACCTCCAATCAGATGCCGTCCAATCTTAGCCTGGAAaagc encodes:
- the LOC139195015 gene encoding uncharacterized protein; its protein translation is MEKMGFDRKWRNMILGCISSVNFAILLNGQPGKKFAPSRGLKQGDPLSPYLFLLLSKVIDDFCLASGQKVNKSKSSIFFGCNVSGHLSTQLASILGMEIVGDPSSYLGVPAIWRRSKKTGLAYIKGRLLEKLQGWKKDFLSQAGREVLIKPMA